The Bacteroidota bacterium sequence GGACATTGTCCGGGTTTATCGGAAAGCACATCCGGATGCATAGGGCAAGTGTATTGAGCTGCTGTAGCAGGAGCAGTGGTAGTATCTGCAGGAGCAGCAGTGGCTGCGGAATCTGTAGCCGCTGTATTGGCATTGTTTTCATTACCTTTGCAAGCAAACAGCATTGCCGGAATCGAGAGAAGTAAGAGATATTTCTTCATGTTGTTGGGTTTGAATGACAAATATAATCCAGGAAAAAAAAGCCTAATTCCCTCCATTCAATTGTTATGAACAAATTTGTGCTTTGTTTAATCGCCGGATTCACCCTGTTAGTCTCTTTTTCCTGTAAAAAAAGCAGAGATGAAAACAGCATTCCTAATGTTTCAGTGGATCTGGTAGTCCCTCTGGGGCTTCCTCAATATGTAGCACTGAATGTCATTGGAAACTCTCTTGCAATTTCAGGAGGGGTAAAAGGCATTATTGTTTATCGCAGAAGTATTGACGAATTCACTGCTTCCGAACGTTCCTGCCCTTTCGATCCCCTGGTGAATGATGCTATCATCGAAATCGATACCAGCCAGGTGATTGGGGTTGATCGTCACTGCGGAAGTAAGTTCAGCTTCGCGGACGGGTCTATCATTCAGGGTCCTGCTTCAAGAGGCCTCAAACAATATACCTGTGAATACGATGCCGGAACGCAGCAGATCTATATCCACAATTGATTTTTTCCCGGTCTGATTGCATCAAGAAAGACCTCTCCGAAAATTTCAGGTTACTGATGGAGAGTCGGTATTTTCATTTTGTCCGGAATTCATAAATACTGAAAGCGAAGGATAAGCAAAATCACTTCCATTCCTGCGGACGATGTCAAGAATATTAAAATTGATCTCTTCTTTTACCTGGAGAAACTCTTCAAAAACGGGTGTTTTCACTATATAAATGATTAGAATATCAAGAGAACTCTGACTGAATTGTTCAAAGCGAACAACAGGGTTGGCATCAATCAAATCGTGCGCATGAAGCAAATTATTTATATCCTGAATAATCGCCTTCATTTGTTCAGGACGAGTTGAATAAAGTAACCCAATAGAAAATTTCGCTCTGCGAACAGTTCGTGCAGTTTCGTTAATCAGTTCCGCATCCACCATTTTCTTATTTGGCATGGTCACAAGCATCCTGTCAAGTGCGCGAATGCGGGTTGACCTGAATCCAATGCTCTCAATTGAGCCTTCGACAGTCCCAACCTTCACCTGATCACCGACAATAAAAGGTTTGTCTAGGAAAATGGTGAAGGAGCCCAAAAGGTTTTCCAGTGTTTCCTTTGCAGCCAGAGCTATGGCCAGTCCACCGATTCCTAATCCCGCAACCAGCGATAATACATCCAGATCGAAAGTCACGGCAAGCATAATCAGAAACCCGACACCGGCAACAATGACTTTGGCGATTTCTTTTACAAAAGGAACCAGTTGATCGTCGAGACGGGATTCGGTTTGCGCGGCACGAGATTTCATGACAAGTCCGACAAACTCGATTGCCCGGGTGATGATCCAGGTAATAGCAAGTACCATTGTACCCTGAAAAACCTGGATCAATACAAAGCGTACTCCAAAAACATTGTCAGGAACAAGATGCCATTCAGTAGGGAACCTTAAGCGGTCACAGGCGGCATAAACGATGATGACCAGAATGAGAAAACCGACGGGAGCAGATAATAGATCTATGAACTTTTCAACCCCGACATGTTTTCCATACCTGAGAAAAATCCTGTAAAGAAGTCTGCTCAAAAGTTTCGAAAGAAATTTTTTCAAAACGAGACCAAGAATCAGGATACCGAAAAACCAGAGATAATCCCCAAGGGTATTATCTAAAAAAGTCTGATGTAGGGTTGTACTGATTTCGTTCATGTGAGCTTCACAGGAGAATATACACAATAGGCCAAACAACCTCCGGTTGCTTTTCATTCAGGCACTGCATCCGGTGTTTCTATATTTCCAAATACATAGCGGAAACAAAAGACTCAGATCAGTTTCTCAATGGACCATTCCAATGCAGCCTGACTCAAACGAGTTGGATCAGGGTGGCGTTGACGAACTTCTTTCAATGCACCGCCAATACATTCGGATACATCATTAAAGATTGCCTTGTCACTGATTTCAACCTGATCCCCCATGAGGTATCTGAACACTCTCGCCATTCCGCAATTCGCGATGAAATCCGGAATAACGGTCACATGAGAATCAGCATATTCCGCTATCGGCCCAAAGAAAATTTCATTATCGGCAAAAGGTACATTCGCTCCACAGGATATTATTTCAAGACCTTTGCCTATCAAACCTTTAATGTGTTCACGGTGCAGGAGTCTGGATGCGGCCGCAGGAATAAAAATCTCAGCTTCTGTTGACCAGATTTCCTTCTTGATTGCCTCCAGGGGCAACATCTCTTTTGCAACAAGTTGATTACCGTTCCGGTTTAAATAGAGCTCCCTGACCTGCTCAAAGGTATAGCCTGCTTTATTTAATACCCCGCCATTTCGGTCAATGATTCCAACAATCTTTGCTCCCATTTGAGCGAGATAATAACCTGCAGCGGCTCCAACATTTCCCCAACCCTGCACGATCACACGTTTCCCTTCAATTGAAGCACCTTGCAATAAATATTCATGCCTGACTGATTCCGCAACACCATATCCGGTGATCATGTCAGCGACGGTTATATTTTTATTTATATCAGGTGAAAAATGTGCATCGTCCAGTCTTTTTTTGACTCCCTTGCGCAGCTGTTCGATAATCGCTGATTTACGTTCTTCAGTAGCATTAAAGTGGGCAACCACTGTACCTTCCTGAGGGTGACGCAGACCCAGCTTTTCTGTGATCGGGATGACATCATGGATTTCGTCCACATTCAAATCACCACCGGTACCATAATAGGTCTTTAACAAGGGCATCACAGCTTTGAACCAGCGTTCCAATACTCCTTTTTTTCGGGGATCAGCAGGATCAAAGTTGATTCCGGATTTAGCACCACCGATTGGTGGTCCGCTCACCGAAAATTTGATTTCCATTGTCTTGGCCAGGGATTCTACCTCACGCATATCCAGCCCTTTTCTCATGCGCGTACCACCACCGGCAGATCCTCCACGCAAGGAATTTATTACTATCCATCCCTCGGCTTCAGTCTCAGGATCCTTCCATTCGAATACAATTTCAGGTCGTTTTTCCTCAAAACGACGGATTAATTCTTTAAGTCTTGCTGATTCAACAGTCGCAGTTTGTTCGCTCATAATCTTTAAAAGTGGTGCAAACCTACGGGAAATCAGGGAAAAGGCAAAGGGATTGGCAACTAGGTTAGTTGGTTATTGAGTTATTAGGCTATTAAGTCTGAGGGGTATTGGGAATGATCATGTAAAAAGGATGACAAAAATCATCCCATACTAATCACTGAATTGGATACGACACTGATCTAAACATTTCAATAATCGGATGTAAACATGCCACACGACCCTCGCCCCTCGTCCCTTGTCCCTCGTCCCTACACTAAAGAATTAATTAAAAAAATTTTGGAAGAAATTGATTTGATATTGTAAATTTGAACATCACCATCTAATATTGCAGTATCGTCTAATCAAATTCAATTCACCAGCCATGGCAACCAAAAAGAAAACTTCAAAAAAACCTGCAGCAAAAAAACCTGCAAAGAAAAAATCTCCGGCTAAAAAAGCTGCTAAAAAAGGAGCTACTAAAAAGGCAGCAAAAAAGAAAGCCACACCTGCTAAAAAAGCAACCAAAAAAGCTGCTGCTAAAAAACCGGCTGCTAAGAAAGCTGCTCCCGCGAAAAAAGCCGCTCCTAAAAAACCAGCTGCGAAAA is a genomic window containing:
- a CDS encoding mechanosensitive ion channel family protein, which gives rise to MNEISTTLHQTFLDNTLGDYLWFFGILILGLVLKKFLSKLLSRLLYRIFLRYGKHVGVEKFIDLLSAPVGFLILVIIVYAACDRLRFPTEWHLVPDNVFGVRFVLIQVFQGTMVLAITWIITRAIEFVGLVMKSRAAQTESRLDDQLVPFVKEIAKVIVAGVGFLIMLAVTFDLDVLSLVAGLGIGGLAIALAAKETLENLLGSFTIFLDKPFIVGDQVKVGTVEGSIESIGFRSTRIRALDRMLVTMPNKKMVDAELINETARTVRRAKFSIGLLYSTRPEQMKAIIQDINNLLHAHDLIDANPVVRFEQFSQSSLDILIIYIVKTPVFEEFLQVKEEINFNILDIVRRNGSDFAYPSLSVFMNSGQNENTDSPSVT
- a CDS encoding Glu/Leu/Phe/Val dehydrogenase, with translation MSEQTATVESARLKELIRRFEEKRPEIVFEWKDPETEAEGWIVINSLRGGSAGGGTRMRKGLDMREVESLAKTMEIKFSVSGPPIGGAKSGINFDPADPRKKGVLERWFKAVMPLLKTYYGTGGDLNVDEIHDVIPITEKLGLRHPQEGTVVAHFNATEERKSAIIEQLRKGVKKRLDDAHFSPDINKNITVADMITGYGVAESVRHEYLLQGASIEGKRVIVQGWGNVGAAAGYYLAQMGAKIVGIIDRNGGVLNKAGYTFEQVRELYLNRNGNQLVAKEMLPLEAIKKEIWSTEAEIFIPAAASRLLHREHIKGLIGKGLEIISCGANVPFADNEIFFGPIAEYADSHVTVIPDFIANCGMARVFRYLMGDQVEISDKAIFNDVSECIGGALKEVRQRHPDPTRLSQAALEWSIEKLI